The following are encoded together in the Malaya genurostris strain Urasoe2022 chromosome 3, Malgen_1.1, whole genome shotgun sequence genome:
- the LOC131436048 gene encoding inner nuclear membrane protein Man1, whose product MSGRMDNLELLSDDELRLRLMQYGFQNLPVTNTTRKLLIKKLRNHMENEKGKLRRETSYATRYSSGEESDGEKRSGRRATTSGTSSARTAMPPPAPRSVTKRHSNSPISNSSLLFNNNNNNNNNHNKSISPGSARSAVYISPVIINDSEEEDYSGGLRPTSRVFGNSSSSPSALFRRTAPSSTYSTPTRLPASISTAAATQLPSYRIAGNNISVAPSSNALTRLNDSSNSNGSASESPYVSEYTKRLLQLRGETVSHENYNSAVGSALSGGANSSGNNLNVNHSGVPISGNHFRSRYTYAGRYSTNHNDAGGGNGFSENDIVTHAQPSPDPPQIPLRIALGNLITKLDEHYGFKQTFIPCALLCIFIAFLVSVAFMYMTISTDIAGTLNSIDTRYDLCDTTTTDSRRCVSQSEMEPALEMLKLVGTELKSRVEHSKCVDSTVSYLMSADEVLKLAKEHYPAVLIPQLTKHLHAMEYLIDRNPQWRINHCDENGSEIGFEEVLRRRPTKSNYFAILKPKLPFTCMLYNKFHTFFVIVGVLGIIGLITYLGNCFLKFVLQVKQKRKDQVNGLITEIIQAVSQASSSAGGTEPSEEGGVVVVNHLRDRLISLDNRKKLEWAWIEALQFLERNESRIQFEVGNRGGEDFKMMRWIDTAPITVNSIARSVPGGVKKWQSPAFDNTNKIPDPPTPCLKIRQMFDKYEVNDPNLRTIVQDAILEKVGQRCKIYDIQLDRNTCCVYVRCASAKDAGIVHDEINGWWFDNRLVSIKFLRLERYLARFPRSSAGPACLKPSNRNNSSMSQQPPIGDRPSNQVQRDDDEEDEEEEDDTEPEHEPEC is encoded by the exons ATGAGTGGTCGGATGGACAATTTGGAACTGCTGTCGGACGACGAGCTCCGGCTCAGGCTAATGCAGTATGGATTTCAGAATCTCCCGGTCACCAATACCACCCGTAAGCTGTTGATAAAAAAGCTCAGGAATCACATGGAAAACGAGAAAGGAAAATTGCGGCGGGAAACGAGCTACGCAACACGCTACTCTTCCGGTGAGGAATCCGATGGGGAAAAACGATCTGGTCGGAGAGCAACGACCAGCGGCACGAGCAGTGCGCGAACCGCAATGCCACCACCAGCGCCCAGGTCGGTTACAAAGAGACACAGCAATTCACCCATATCAAATAGTAGCTTACttttcaataacaacaataataacaacaacaaccacaacAAATCGATATCACCCGGTTCAGCAAGAAGCGCCGTGTACATCTCACCAGTTATTATCAACGACAGTGAAGAGGAGGATTATTCCGGTGGTTTACGGCCAACGAGTCGAGTTTTCG GAAATTCATCTTCATCGCCGAGTGCACTATTCCGCCGTACCGCCCCCAGCAGTACTTATTCAACACCGACAAGACTTCCCGCCAGCATAAGTACGGCAGCTGCCACACAACTTCCTTCCTATCGAATAGCGGGAAACAACATTTCAGTGGCTCCATCCAGCAACGCATTGACCAGGCTAAACGATTCGTCAAACTCCAACGGTAGTGCGTCGGAGTCTCCGTACGTGAGTGAGTACACCAAACGATTGCTGCAGTTGCGGGGTGAAACAGTATCCCACGAGAACTACAACAGTGCCGTTGGCAGTGCCCTCAGTGGTGGTGCCAACAGCAGTGGGAACAATCTCAACGTGAATCACAGTGGAGTTCCGATTAGTGGGAACCACTTCCGCAGCCGGTACACCTACGCGGGTAGATATTCGACCAACCACAATGATGCTGGTGGTGGGAACGGTTTCAGTGAAAACGATATTGTGACACATGCTCAACCAAGCCCGGACCCACCGCAAATTCCACTCAGGATTGCATTGGGCAACCTGATTACAAAACTGGATGAGCACTACGGTTTCAAGCAGACATTTATTCCATGTGCGCTTCTGTGCATATTCATCGCTTTTCTGGTTTCTGTGGCATTTATGTATATGACCATTAGCACGGATATTGCCGGCACTCTGAATTCGATTGACACAAG gtaCGACTTGTGTGATACCACGACTACAGACAGCAGAAGATGTGTGTCGCAGTCGGAGATGGAGCCGGCCTTAGAAATGTTGAAGCTAGTAGGAACCGAATTGAAGAGTCGCGTAGAGCACAGTAAGTGTGTGGATTCCACTGTGTCATATTTGATGAGTGCTGACGAGGTGTTGAAGCTGGCAAAGGAGCACTATCCGGCTGTCTTGATTCCACAACTGACAAAACATTTGCACGCAATGGAATATTTGATCGATCGGAATCCACAGTGGCGTATAAATCACTGTGACGAGAACGGCAGCGAAATAgggttcgaagaagttttacgccGGAGGCCGACCAAGAGTAACTATTTTGCTATACTGAAACCGAAACTGCCGTTCACGTgtatgctgtacaacaaattccACACATTCTTCGTTATTGTGGGCGTGCTGGGAATCATTGGATTGATCACATATCTGGGAAATTGTTTTCTGAAATTCGTACTGCAGGTCAAGCAAAAACGCAAAGATCAAGTGAATGGATTGATCACTGAGATTATCCAGGCGGTCAGTCAAGCCTCGTCATCTGCGGGGGGAACGGAACCATCCGAGGAGGGTGGTGTGGTGGTGGTCAATCATCTTCGAGATCGCCTGATAAGCCTCGACAACCGAAAGAAGCTAGAGTGGGCTTGGATCGAAGCTCTACAGTTTTTGGAGCGAAATGAAAGCCGAATCCAGTTTGAGGTGGGCAATCGCGGAGGCGAGGACTTCAAAATGATGCGTTGGATTGACACGGCACCAATCACGGTGAATTCGATAGCCCGGTCTGTTCCGGGAGGAGTGAAAAAGTGGCAAAGCCCAGCCTTTGATAACACCAATAAGATACCTGATCCACCAACACCTTGCCTGAAAATCCGACAAATGTTCGACAAGTACGAAGTGAACGATCCAAACCTCAGGACGATTGTACAGGATGCCATTCTGGAGAAAGTCGGACAGCGATGCAAAATCTACGACATCCAGCTGGATCGGAACACTTGCTGTGTCTATGTGCGCTGCGCTTCGGCCAAGGATGCTGGAATCGTACACGACGAAATCAACGGTTGGTGGTTCGATAATCGGTTGGTGTCGATCAAATTTCTGCGACTGGAGCGCTATCTGGCACGGTTTCCGCGATCATCTGCCGGTCCCGCTTGTCTGAAACCATCGAATCGTAACAATAGCTCGATGTCACAGCAACCGCCGATCGGTGACCGGCCATCGAACCAAGTCCAGCGCGACGACGACGAGGAAGACGAAGAGGAAGAGGACGACACTGAACCGGAGCATGAGCCAGAGTgctaa
- the LOC131438630 gene encoding WD repeat and HMG-box DNA-binding protein 1, whose translation MPFKRSAMRYGHIVGYTSVAYQDDGERILSIGHDGDIRIWDGVFDDDPVTTCVAENVWAMLQYGDRVLIANDLNTVQAYRFPGLEKDGIDFRFTAFVTSLVRNERFIVAGSEDGMIKVKPADGEGDFELSGSEGPVLSAALSVKDLLAAACGDGKLRIWDLKSKELVKTFDGLRKVKSFEGNVHFATPCFEPVRGNVLAYPKGNQIVVLNTATWEQQKVLKHSKFGSDFTCCAFSPRGDFFAAGSDKGEIGIWEYKAGEILDGEIASIDPYPITGLAWNPKNNGELVICDDQGQLGNVNDIFLSDEAALADDGNDLIEMAEKEANGISDDDEDMEINDIYSKHVADKKLLADDSDDENSFSVSKLKSQYATNYDDLNSEILSNKAEDVGSRGAANDEDAHSVMSDRIGVKSYPMQDYFQSGSTPDHLEHRYLVYNHVGIVRAHSDDKENSIEVEFHDSQKHHGIHLNNYLNHTMAGLSETVLAMACTSGVEEKGSKLVCINLVAFGNREWSCTMPGTEEIIGVVASDKIVVVATDCRLLRIFTARGTQREVISVPGPLVSMAAYGDHVLVAYHRSPPNEDQQINLMLITCVKFKLRCREVPIPLTAGAEMRWLGYTDKGSPVVYDSAGIMRLYQASANLWFPILDAEQHKAGASDSLFIVNVCESVQQVQLIVCRGAKFPLTNPRPIPMNANFQQPMCDVDFEKGTLEDELVRSIYLKSDEADKILKETAVKLFALACRSEMEQRARELVETIGSSQLIPIVIKYASKIKRFHLADSLAPLLPSFQQQEKEQEEQEMEIVRENAAIVSELEHINLEAVIKKDNTPKIKPMPMVMRKNNPFRKNDSASKSSAPISGNPLGHLTSKAIGFDSPSAARRDESNGGSNISGVSELTADGNNGLPENNENQSKNSNGGGTPSGMKFLPWFESNKDQLKKENPDVNDAELIKVGMRQFKTLNSYSQPRGSSEKRKLEDGEKNESGVAKLAKFGFTKQ comes from the exons ATGCCCTTTAAACGGTCTGCTATGAGATACGGTCACATCGTCGGTTACACCAGTGTAGCTTATCAAGATGATGGAGA ACGAATACTCAGTATCGGACACGATGGCGACATTCGAATTTGGGACGGTGTATTTGACGATGACCCGGTGACGACCTGCGTGGCCGAAAACGTTTGGGCTATGCTGCAGTATGGCGACCGAGTTTTGATCGCAAACGATTTAAACACGGTGCAGGCATACCGGTTTCCTGGATTGGAAAAGGACGGCATTGATTTCCGGTTTACGGCCTTTGTCACCAGTTTGGTGCGCAACGAGCGTTTCATAGTGGCTGGATCGGAGGATGGCATGATAAAGGTGAAACCAGCCGACGGCGAAGGTGATTTTGAACTGAGTGGATCGGAGGGACCAGTTCTAAGTGCAGCCCTTAGTGTAAAGGATTTATTGGCAGCTGCCTGTGGGGATGGTAAACTTAGGATTTGGGATTTGAAGAGCAAGGAATTGGTGAAGACTTTTGATGGACTGCGAAAGGTTAAGAGTTTTGAAGGCAATGTGCATTTCG CCACCCCATGTTTTGAGCCAGTCCGTGGAAATGTCTTAGCTTACCCCAAGGGTAATCAGATCGTGGTACTCAATACCGCCACTTGGGAgcagcaaaaagtactcaaACATTCGAAATTTGGTTCGGATTTCACCTGTTGTGCCTTTTCTCCGCGAGGAGACTTTTTTGCCGCTGGTTCGGACAAAGGAGAGATTGGTATTTGGGAGTATAAAGCTGGTGAAATTTTGGATGGGGAAATAGCATCGATTGATCCATATCCAATTACTGGTTTAGCTTGGAATCCTAAAAATAATGGGGAGCTAGTTATTTGCGATGATCAAGGACAATTGGGGAACGTAAATGATATTTTCCTTAGCGATGAAGCTGCTTTGGCAGACGACGGAAACGATTTAATCGAAATGGCAGAAAAAGAAGCCAACGGAATCTCGGATGATGACGAAGATATGGAAATAAATGATATCTATTCGAAAC ATGTTGCTGACAAAAAGTTGCTGGCAGACGATTCCGACGATGAAAATAGTTTCTCAGTAAGCAAATTAAAAAGTCAATATGCTACGAATTATGACGACCTTAATAGTGAGATTTTGAGCAACAAAGCCGAAGATGTTGGTTCTCGTGGGGCTGCCAATGATGAGGATGCTCATTCTGTTATGAGTGATAGAATCGGCGTAAAATCTTATCCGATGCAAGATTATTTCCAATCGGGATCTACCCCGGACCATTTGGAACATCGATATCTAGTGTATAACCACGTGGGAATCGTCAGAGCCCATTCTGATGATAAGGAGAATTCTATCGAAGTTGAATTTCACGACTCTCAGAAGCATCACGGTATCCATTTGAATAACTATTTAAATCACACAATGGCTGGATTAAGCGAGACGGTACTGGCAATGGCTTGCACTTCCGGTGTGGAGGAGAAGGGTAGTAAACTGGTTTGCATAAACTTAGTCGCCTTTGGCAATCGAGAATGGAGCTGCACCATGCCCGGGACTGAGGAAATTATTGGCGTTGTTGCTTCGGATAAGATTGTTGTGGTAGCAACTGACTGTCGTCTGCTGAGAATCTTCACAGCAAGAGGCACTCAACGTGAGGTTATTTCCGTGCCGGGGCCACTCGTTTCAATGGCGGCTTACGGTGACCATGTTCTAGTGGCGTATCATCGCTCGCCGCCGAATGAAGACCAGCAGATAAATCTAATGTTGATCACATGTGTTAAGTTCAAGTTGCGCTGCCGAGAGGTACCGATTCCGTTGACTGCCGGTGCCGAAATGCGCTGGTTGGGCTATACCGACAAAGGTTCCCCAGTCGTGTACGATTCAGCAGGCATCATGCGCTTGTATCAAGCGTCGGCCAATCTTTGGTTTCCGATTCTGGATGCCGAGCAGCATAAAGCCGGTGCTTCCGATAGTCTCTTCATTGTTAACGTGTGTGAATCGGTTCAGCAGGTTCAGTTGATCGTATGCCGTGGGGCGAAATTTCCACTGACCAATCCGAGACCGATTCCGATGAATGCAAACTTCCAACAGCCGATGTGCGACGTTGACTTTGAAAAGGGTACCCTGGAGGATGAGTTGGTCCGGAGCATCTACTTGAAAAGTGATGAAGCTGATAAGATTCTGAAAGAGACtgctgtcaagttatttgcg CTTGCCTGCCGCTCGGAGATGGAACAGCGTGCACGAGAACTGGTTGAAACAATTGGATCAAGTCAGCTAATTCCGATTGTCATCAAGTATGCTAGCAAGATAAAACGATTTCATCTAGCGGACAGTTTAGCGCCACTGTTGCCAAGTTTCCAACAGCAG gAGAAGGAACAAGAAGAACAGGAAATGGAAATTGTGAGGGAAAACGCCGCCATAGTTAGCGAACTAGAGCATATCAATCTGGAAGCGGTCATTAAGAAAGATAACACACCTAAAATT AAACCGATGCCGATGGTGATGCGAAAGAACAACCCTTTCCGCAAAAACGATAGTGCCTCGAAATCATCGGCACCCATTTCCGGCAATCCACTTGGTCATCTGACGAGTAAAGCAATCGGGTTCGACTCTCCGAGTGCAGCGAGACGAGACGAATCGAACGGCGGCAGCAACATAAGTGGGGTTTCCGAACTGACAGCCGACGGCAACAATGGCCTGCCGGAGAACAATGAAAATCAATCGAAAAATAGCAacggaggaggaactccttccGGGATGAAGTTTTTACCCTGGTTCGAGAGCAACAAAGATCAGCTGAAGAAGGAAAATCCGGATGTGAATGATGCCGAACTGATCAAAGTAGGGATGAGACAGTTCAAGACGTTGAACAGCTATTCGCAGCCCCGTGGTTCGAGCGAGAAACGAAAGCTGGAAGATGGCGAGAAGAATGAGTCCGGAGTGGCCAAGTTGGCAAAGTTCGGTTTCACCAAGCAGTGA